The following DNA comes from Euryarchaeota archaeon.
GCGTCGAACGCGGCCTAAGAGTTTGGGCAAGGGATAGAAGAAAGGGCGGCAAGGTGCCAGCAAGTCCCCCATCGACCGTCCAAGCCGCGTCATACCGTGATGGTTTCGAGGCAAACTCGATCGATCGCCAGGCGTCAATGGGGTCGACACCAAAGCCGCGGTCCCGTTCTTGGGGCCGGTGATGGAAAACAGTTATATAAACGCTCGTTCACTATACTAAACATGCAACTCGACAACTGGCTGGAAACCGCATTCGGCAGCCCCACTCGGGTCCGCGTGCTGCGTTATCTCGCGGCCCAGGAGGGGCGTGAACGCACTCTGCGGGAGGTCGCACGCGCTCTCGGCGTGAATCCAAGCACCGCGCGAGTCGCCCTCTTTGCGCTCCTCGACTTGGGATTGGTCGATGTCCGCCGGCTCGGCCGATCCGACGGCTACTCGCTGCGCCCGGCGACAAGTTCCAATCTGGTCCGACGCCTTTTCGGGACGGAGGCGGAACTGAGGAAGAAAGTGTTTGAGGTCCTCCGCGCCTCGACGATAAGAGGCGCCTCCGTCGTGGTCTTCGGGAGCGCGGTCCGCAAAGAACAAGGCCCCGATAGCGACCTTGACATCCTCGTGGTCGCGGCCACCAAGGACAAGGCCTTGGGCGTTTCCCTCGATCTTGACATCGCCATCAACCGGGTCGGGCCCGTGGCGCCGAGCTTCATCAGCCTCGGGGCCCGCGAACTCCGGGCCAAGTGGACGCTGCCGTGGATCGAGAACGTGCGCAGAGAAGGGATCCTCGTCGCTGGTCGACCCCTGGAGTCCTGGACCTGATGCCGCGCCCGGTCGACCGTGCCAGGTGGCCCTTGTCCATCGACAAGGCGGAGGAATTCCTTCGCGTCGCACGTGCTTGCGAAAAGACAGGCGACTGGAACGCCGGCGCGAGCGCATCCGTGCATGCGGCCATCATGGCATGTGATGCGTTGACCGTGTCGGCCCTCGGAGTACGGAATTCGGGCGACCACAAGGGCCTCGCACCCCTCGTGGCAAAGGCATTGGCCAAGAGCCCCGCAGACGCAGCCGACGTCCGGAAACGGATCTTGAGGCTTCTCGACACCAAGCGCCTCGCAGAATACGATGACCGGCCCGTTTCCGCCGCCGAGGCGACGGCGTGTCGGAAGGATGCGGAAAGGATCAGGGATATCGCGAAGGCGCACGCCGGCGCGGATTGACGCCCGGCATCGGCCAGATTCAACGACCTCCCCTTCGAAATAGTGTCCTCCCTCTTGGGATCGCCCCCGGGCGTAAGCCGATGCTCAATGCCCGCCGGAGCCCGAGTCCGTCTTGAATCACTCCTCCACGAGCGCCTTCGCCTTGGCCCGGTTCTCCGGAGTGAGCGACTGTTCACGCGCCAGTGCGACTCTCTCACTGTCCCCCGGTTTCCGATTCATCTTCGCGCATAAATAGAGGCGGGATACTGGCTCGCACAAGTAGGTATAAGTACCTACTTGCTCCGGGCACCCTTCCTCTGTTTCTCGATCGCCTCGCTCAAAGTGACCCGCCCAAGCGCCACGTCCCTTGCCAACCGGAACCCCACCGTCACTTCGCCGCCGCTTGCGATCCGGCTCTTCCTTTGGATGTCCCGTATCTCCCCGTCCGTCGGCGAGACCCTCCGGTAGCGACCCACCTCCTCGCCCTTCGACAGCGCGATCGCATGCGCTGCCGCCCTGTCGCGGTGCGCGACCGGCGCCGTGGCGCTCGTCTCCGTCTCGTCCACGATCTCGATCCTCACATCTAATGGGACGAGGCTGTTGATAATCCGGTCCCGGGCGGTGGCTGCCCCGTGTCCGATCCTCACGATCACAGAGGCATCCTTGTAGGTCTCGATCACGCGTTCGAGTTCAGCCGATACATCCGCCGGCGAATGGACCTGTAACGTCCGGATGAGGCTTCCATCCGCGAGGATCGCGACACCAGGGCGCTCCCCGGGATCGACCCCCACGACGACCTTGCTCACGCGCCCGCCCGATTGAAGCGCCAGCATCGCCCGCTCCACGGCGTCCTCTGCATCGTCGCTTGCGACGACGTTCGCGAAGGCGATGCCCGGGCGTTCGTCGAGGCTCGTGATGACGACGCCGATCCCGGCCGGGATACGGGCGCCTCCAACGAGGCTTCTGAAGGGGATGTTCCGGGCTTTGAGTTCGCGGACCAGGTCATGGTAGAACGAGAAATCGTTCGTCATCACGCCGATCTCGCGCGTGGGACGGCGCGCTCGCCGCGTGGGCGGGGCTCTTTCCCGTCCTGGCTCCCTATTCACGGCATCTCGCTCCCATCGGGCATTCGCTCGCTTTCGATAGAATTGTGGCGCTCCGTCAACAAAGACTTATTTTCCGGGAAACAGGCAAAGCACGCTTCCCGAAGCGGTCTCCATGTGGTCGTGCGGGACGTAGAATCAGCGCCTAGTCGCGCGTCGCAAGCCGGCTTTTCGCCTTGATTCGATTTCAATGGCCATAAATAGGGGTCTGATTTTATATAAATCGGGATGCACAATGTGCCCAATGATTAGGGACGGGAAGCCGCCGCTTCCACCAAGCACGATCACTGAACTCAAGCAGACGCTACCGACCGACTACGGCCACAAGTTGGTGAACAGCGCCGGTAACCGCATCCTCGCGATACGCATCCCGACCGCCCGGCCGGACATGTTCCAAGACATCCCGCGCGCCGCCGACTTCTTAGGGACAGACGACACGCGCGAACTCACACACGTCCTGCTCATCGGCGATGAGAAGGTGCTCCGCGTCGACCCGATATCGCTTCGAGACGAGGTCCGGGAAAGGACACGGGAAGACCAACAGTCCGTCGTGACGTTGAAGAAAAAACTCGGCCGCAACTACGAATACTCGGTCTTCAAGCCCGTCACGGGGAAGGGCTCCCCGCGGCTCGTCATCCGGATCCCGAAGTTCAAGGCGGGCGAACTCGACGATTCCGACCGGACGCAGCTCAAGGGCCTAATGGCGAAGATCACGGCGGATCCGAACGTCCGTGAATCACGCATATTCTACATCGTCACCGATGACGACTACGTGAAGCTCGGGACCGAAGGATTCCAAGCGATGCTCGAAGGGCGAAAGAACGAAGCACTCGCCACCGCCACCTTGTCGGCGGCTGCCATGAACGCCCCGCCACCGGCGCCTTCGGGCCAGTATTTCGTCGCAGACGAGAAGAAGTCGCGCCCCGCGCAGGGGACGATGGGAAACGCCTTCGGCATCGACTCCAGCAGCCCGTTCGGCGGGCTCATGGGGCAGACCGCCCAAGCGAACGAGAAGCTCGACCTGCACAAGGCAGCGATCGCCGAGAAGAAGGCGGCGCCCGTCGGGGAATTCATCGATGGTACGGAGAAGGCGCGCAGGACGTCAGCCGCTCAAGCCCCTCCGCCACGCCGGGGCGGCGAAATCATAGATGCAGAAAGCGGGATGGCCGTGACCCCAAAGAAAGGAAGGCCGCAGTTCAACGCGGACGGTTCCGTCTCATACGTGGAACAGGCGCCAAAACCGGTGGGCGCAGGCACTATCGATTCCCTCATTTCCGCGGTGGTCTCGAGTCCCGCGCAAAGTATCCATGACGCGCACACGACCGAACCGGCACGCACACTTCCACCAGCGCACGAAGCGGACGTCGAGATAATGCCGGGACGAAACGAGGTCGCTACGCCGGGTACTACGCCGAGGATGGACTGGACGGCCCCTCCCGCGGCGACGCGCGCGGACACGGAAGCGCCCACGCCAGAGGTCATCGTTGCGGCCCCCCTTCTCGCCGTCGCACAGATCGCGCCGGCGCCGGTCGCGGAGCTTCCGAAAGACCCGATGGCGACGATGCTCACGAAGCTCCACGGCTCCGGTTACGAGCTCCTTGACACGGCGAGCCTCCTCGACGTAGACGCCGCCGCCCACAAGGCGGCAGGCAAGCGCATCCTCGTGAAACGGTTGAAGACCGTGGACGTCGAGACCGTGCAAAGGCTTGAGCGGCTCGCAAACGACCTCCGGGCGGACGCCTGCATCGTCATCGCCGAGGAGATCGCCCCGGGGACGCGCGGCTGGACCATGGGGACGAAAGTAGAGTTATTACGCCCATCTGACATAGGCGAACTCGAACTCTAAGATGGGCAAGCTCAAAACCGATGCTTTCTCCGCGTTCTCCACCCGGCCCCACGGTGAGGTGTACTGCCGATGAAAGTCCCGATAGGGGCGAAGGGGCTTGACGATCTTCTCGGCGGCGGCATCGAGGCGGGCGCCATCACCGAGTTCTATGGCGAGGCGGGGACCGGGAAGACCAACATCTGCCTCCTGCTCGCAAGAAACGTCGTCCGCTCCGGGCGGAAAGTGGTCTACATCGACAGCGAAGGGGTATCGCTAGAAAGGTTACGTCAAGTGTGCGGGCCCGATTTCGAGAGCGTCCAGAAGAACATCCTCTTCTTCGAACCGTATAGCCTCGACGAGCAGGACCGCATCGTCGCGAAGGCCACACGCCTC
Coding sequences within:
- a CDS encoding ArsR family transcriptional regulator — its product is MQLDNWLETAFGSPTRVRVLRYLAAQEGRERTLREVARALGVNPSTARVALFALLDLGLVDVRRLGRSDGYSLRPATSSNLVRRLFGTEAELRKKVFEVLRASTIRGASVVVFGSAVRKEQGPDSDLDILVVAATKDKALGVSLDLDIAINRVGPVAPSFISLGARELRAKWTLPWIENVRREGILVAGRPLESWT
- a CDS encoding HEPN domain-containing protein, which gives rise to MPRPVDRARWPLSIDKAEEFLRVARACEKTGDWNAGASASVHAAIMACDALTVSALGVRNSGDHKGLAPLVAKALAKSPADAADVRKRILRLLDTKRLAEYDDRPVSAAEATACRKDAERIRDIAKAHAGAD